From Triticum aestivum cultivar Chinese Spring chromosome 4A, IWGSC CS RefSeq v2.1, whole genome shotgun sequence, a single genomic window includes:
- the LOC123084707 gene encoding protein TIFY 11c codes for MGAEQQHQAAGGSRFAVAFGLLRQYMREQPGVVTVGLSPGGGDGVEAVAPEQRIRTMELFPQQAGTVRGSHERTGPERAPLTIFYGGRTFVFDDFPAEKARELMQLAGSFCAPPPAPDAEPACQNAPGQPCLSDLPIARKASLHRFLAKRKSRLTAADPYPAPLAAPGAGAAKETAGKAAPEDGGAPWLGVNPALQLN; via the exons ATGGGAGCCGAGCAGCAGCACCAGGCCGCCGGGGGCAGCAGGTTCGCCGTGGCGTTCGGCCTGCTGCGCCAGTACATGAGGGAGCAGCCTGGCGTGGTCACCGTGGGCCTCtcgccgggcggcggcgacggcgtcgaggcggTGGCGCCCGAGCAGCGGATCCGGACCATGGAGCTCTTCCCCCAGCAGGCCGGCACGGTCAGGGGCTCGCACGAGAG GACGGGGCCTGAGAGAGCGCCGCTCACCATCTTCTACGGCGGGAGGACGTTCGTGTTCGACGACTTCCCCGCCGAGAAGGCCAGGGAGCTCATGCAGCTCGCCGGCTCCttctgcgcgccgccgcccgcccccgACGCCGAGCCCGCCTGCCAGAACGCGCCGGGGCAGCCTTGCTTGTCAG ACCTGCCGATCGCGAGGAAGGCGTCGCTCCACAGGTTCCTGGCGAAGAGGAAGAGCAGGCTCACCGCGGCAGATCCGTACCCGGCGCCGTTAGCGGCGCCGGGGGCCGGGGCGGCCAAGGAGACGGCCGGCAAGGCTGCGCCGGAGGACGGCGGCGCGCCGTGGCTCGGCGTCAACCCCGCGCTCCAGCTCAACTGA